Proteins from a genomic interval of Thermodesulfobacteriota bacterium:
- a CDS encoding DmsE family decaheme c-type cytochrome: MKKRGRATVRLVLVLGAAVPLFAACAALRQGHPIFSQQEYERMLVGPIEADYVGQTNCLAACHVHDGLAAYLERSVHGQQLSQDRNLPLFDCETCHGAGSLAIENAAQDKACDTTQFVRLSELPAGARSLQCLKCHTAMSETALQGWAGGAHAAAGVSCPDCHKLHQGIEQKPSGKQIAETCFACHADVEAETAYFSRHPIREGKLTCVTCHEPHGSASDAMLVTTDAETLCFKCHAAQAAPALFEHGGGTNGCTTCHRPHGSPFRDLLTLQDPFLCLQCHAGHASPQDGTARKAAFFTRCTTCHSQIHGTDIQSTLPGSAFLK; encoded by the coding sequence ATGAAGAAGCGAGGACGCGCCACCGTTCGCCTGGTCCTGGTCCTCGGGGCGGCGGTTCCCCTGTTTGCGGCGTGCGCCGCCTTGCGGCAGGGCCACCCCATCTTCTCCCAGCAGGAGTACGAGAGGATGCTGGTGGGACCGATCGAAGCCGACTACGTGGGCCAGACCAACTGCCTGGCGGCCTGCCACGTGCACGACGGACTCGCCGCGTACCTGGAGCGCAGCGTCCACGGCCAGCAGCTCTCCCAGGACAGGAACCTGCCGCTCTTCGACTGCGAGACCTGCCACGGGGCGGGAAGCCTGGCCATCGAGAACGCCGCCCAGGACAAGGCCTGCGACACCACCCAGTTCGTGAGGCTGTCCGAGCTGCCCGCGGGTGCCCGCTCCCTGCAATGCCTCAAGTGCCACACCGCCATGAGCGAGACCGCGCTCCAGGGCTGGGCCGGCGGGGCCCACGCGGCGGCGGGGGTCAGCTGCCCCGACTGCCACAAGCTCCACCAGGGCATCGAGCAGAAGCCTTCCGGGAAGCAGATCGCAGAGACGTGCTTTGCCTGCCACGCCGACGTGGAGGCCGAGACGGCCTACTTCTCCCGCCACCCCATCCGGGAAGGAAAGCTCACCTGCGTCACCTGCCACGAGCCCCACGGGAGTGCCTCGGACGCCATGCTGGTAACGACCGACGCCGAGACCCTGTGCTTCAAGTGCCACGCGGCCCAGGCGGCGCCCGCCCTCTTCGAGCACGGCGGCGGGACCAACGGCTGCACCACCTGTCATCGGCCCCACGGGTCGCCTTTCCGGGATCTGCTCACGCTCCAGGACCCGTTCCTCTGCCTCCAGTGCCACGCGGGCCACGCCTCTCCCCAGGACGGCACGGCCCGCAAGGCGGCCTTCTTCACCCGGTGCACCACATGCCACTCCCAGATTCACGGAACGGATATCCAGTCCACCCTTCCGGGCAGCGCGTTCCTCAAGTAG